The following nucleotide sequence is from Halobacillus mangrovi.
GCAATGATCCCTGTAATGAAATATGGAAAAATATCTTTGATCGTATTTTCAATTTTTACTTTAGCGATGTGACAAGAAATAAATAGGGTTGAACCTACAGGAGGTGTGAATAACCCCAGGGCAAATGAACAAAGCATCACAATCGAAAAGTGAATAGGATCCATGCCAACTCCTGTTGCAATCGGGAAGAACACAGGAATGAAGATGAATAGGTTAGGGACAAGTTCCATAACCATCCCGGCTGCTAGCATAATGATGATCATTAACAGAATCACCATGGCATTGGATAATCCAAGACTTAGAATCCAGTTTGAAATTAAGTCAGGAATCCCTTCAGAAATCAGGGCGTAGGTGAAAATCATAGAGGTACAAATCATCAGCATGACGACCGTAGTACCATAAACGGTTTCTTTCAACGATTCATAGACCCCTTTAAAAGTCAGGGATTTATATACGAATTTTCCGATCAAAAAGGCGTAGATGGCAGCCAGTGCCGCAGCCTCTGTAACGGTTGCGATTCCAAACACGATCGCTCCAATTAGGAATACAGGAAGGACAAGCGCCCAAAATGCCTTGAATAAACTTACAAAGAATTCCTTAAATGAAGGCATTGATTCTCTTGGATATCCACGCTTAACAGAAATAATGACGGTGGTCACTAAATAGGCTAAACCGATGAGAATCCCAGGGATGACCCCTGCTAAAAACATCTGAGCGACAGATAAATTGGCTAGCCAGGCAATGATGATCATCGTACTGCTTGGCGGAATAATGATCCCGACAACCGAACTTGACGCATTGATGGCAGCAGAGAAGGAAGACGAATATTTTTTCTCTTTCATCGAAGGGATCAAGACACTTCCCGTTGAAGCTGCGTCGGCTACGGAAGAACCGGAGACCCCGGCCATCCCCATACTTGTAATAACGGACACGCA
It contains:
- a CDS encoding TRAP transporter large permease, producing MITVMILSFFVMLLFGVPIAFAMGGSAILFFMVEGIPIELAAQRFFSNSQSFAFLAIPFFILAGNLMIHGDIAQRIIKVADSMVRQLPGGLGCVSVITSMGMAGVSGSSVADAASTGSVLIPSMKEKKYSSSFSAAINASSSVVGIIIPPSSTMIIIAWLANLSVAQMFLAGVIPGILIGLAYLVTTVIISVKRGYPRESMPSFKEFFVSLFKAFWALVLPVFLIGAIVFGIATVTEAAALAAIYAFLIGKFVYKSLTFKGVYESLKETVYGTTVVMLMICTSMIFTYALISEGIPDLISNWILSLGLSNAMVILLMIIIMLAAGMVMELVPNLFIFIPVFFPIATGVGMDPIHFSIVMLCSFALGLFTPPVGSTLFISCHIAKVKIENTIKDIFPYFITGIIAILLIAYIPSLTLWIPSLFE